From Bacteroidota bacterium:
GCTCCTCGATCCGGGCCTCTCCCCCCCCGAGCAACGCCCGGGCTTTCAACGCCCGGAGACGGCCGATCTTATCGAGCTCTTTTTGTTTGGCCATTGCGAGTCATCCTGGATTGTGGAAAATTCAGTGGCGGGATGGGATACGGGAGGGGGTTTGCTACTCTGCAACGCGATCGATCACTCCTCCGCCGGCCAGCCGGTCGCCCTGGTAGAGCACCACGGACTGCCCGGGAGTGATTGCGCGCTTCGCCTGATCGAATACGATCCGGAGCTCGCCGTTTCCGTGCCGGTACACTGTGGCCGGCGAGGCGGCGTCTTTGTACCGGATGGCTGCTTCGACACGCAGACCGTCTTCGATTCCGGAAATGGAGACCAAATTCAGATTTCGCGCGATGAGGCTGCTCCGGTGCAACTCATTCTCCCCCCCGATTTCAATCGTATTCGTGGACGCATCGATACCGGTGACGTAGACCCTCCCGCCGTGCGCGCCGATCCCGCTCCGTTGCCCGATCGTATAATTAACGAACCCCCCGTGTTCTCCGACTTTCATTCCACCCCTGACAATCGGACCCGGGGAAACGGGGGCGGCGGTGCCGGCGCCTCCCTCCCGGATAAACCGCCGGTAATCGTTGTCGGGGATGAAACAGATTTCGAAACTCTCCTCCTTGTGGGCGGTCTTCAATCCGAGGCGCGCCGCAATGGCCCGGACTTCCGGTTTGCGGAGTGACCCGAGCGGGAAAATGGTCTTGCTCAGGGCCTCCTGACTCAGGCCCCAGAGCGCATACGACTGATCCTTGTTACGGTCGGCTGCCCGCATGATAGAGTACCGGCCGGTACGCTCATCCCATTCGGTGCGGGCGTAGTGCCCCGTCGCGACGAAGCCGGCGCCGAGAGCGAGCGCCTTGTCCAGGAACATGCCCCACTTGATCGCCCGGTTGCAGATCACGCAGGGGTTCGGCGTCCTCCCCCGGCCGTATTCCGAAACAAAGTTGTCGATCACCTCGCGGCGGAACGCTTCCGTGAAGTCGACGACATAGTGCGGAATTCCGAGCTTCACCGCGACGATACGGGCGTCGTTGAACGCA
This genomic window contains:
- the mnmA gene encoding tRNA 2-thiouridine(34) synthase MnmA; protein product: MTNYSTKRPVVVVGMSGGVDSSVAAALLLERGYDVIGVTMKTYDFDRVGGNSGNETSCCGLDAFNDARIVAVKLGIPHYVVDFTEAFRREVIDNFVSEYGRGRTPNPCVICNRAIKWGMFLDKALALGAGFVATGHYARTEWDERTGRYSIMRAADRNKDQSYALWGLSQEALSKTIFPLGSLRKPEVRAIAARLGLKTAHKEESFEICFIPDNDYRRFIREGGAGTAAPVSPGPIVRGGMKVGEHGGFVNYTIGQRSGIGAHGGRVYVTGIDASTNTIEIGGENELHRSSLIARNLNLVSISGIEDGLRVEAAIRYKDAASPATVYRHGNGELRIVFDQAKRAITPGQSVVLYQGDRLAGGGVIDRVAE